A genomic window from Aurantimicrobium photophilum includes:
- the map gene encoding type I methionyl aminopeptidase translates to MPRDAAGVLIPGVLSPQRAVPNSIVRPPYVGKATPPAHVGGDIYDAESIEKIRRAGRISSQALDLIGTLLKPGMTTDEIDRIGHEFVLDHGAYPSTLGYRGYPKSLCTSLNEVICHGIPDDTVLQEGDLVNVDITSYLDGVHGDTNRTFIVGEGTQEVRDLVERTEEALRRGIKAVAPGREVNVIGRTIESYAKRFGYGVVRDFTGHGVGTSFHSGLIIPHYDSAPLYNDVMEVGMVFTIEPMLTLGTHEWDIWADDWTVTTKDKSWTAQFEHTLVVTETGADILTLS, encoded by the coding sequence ATGCCTAGAGATGCCGCAGGGGTTTTGATTCCCGGAGTTTTGAGCCCACAGCGTGCTGTTCCCAACTCGATCGTGCGCCCTCCCTATGTGGGCAAAGCCACCCCACCAGCACATGTTGGCGGAGATATTTACGATGCTGAGTCGATTGAAAAGATTCGTCGTGCTGGAAGAATTTCTTCCCAAGCACTCGACCTGATCGGGACTCTCCTCAAGCCAGGAATGACCACGGATGAGATTGACCGTATTGGCCATGAATTTGTTCTCGACCACGGCGCCTATCCTTCAACCCTGGGATACCGCGGCTACCCCAAGTCGCTGTGCACGAGCCTCAATGAAGTCATTTGCCACGGAATTCCAGATGACACCGTTCTGCAGGAAGGGGACCTGGTCAACGTCGACATCACAAGCTATCTCGACGGCGTCCACGGCGATACAAACCGCACCTTCATTGTCGGCGAAGGAACTCAGGAAGTGCGTGACCTGGTCGAGCGCACAGAAGAGGCACTTCGTCGAGGCATCAAGGCAGTTGCTCCGGGGCGTGAAGTCAACGTCATTGGTCGCACCATCGAGTCCTATGCCAAGCGATTCGGTTATGGCGTGGTGCGAGACTTCACCGGTCACGGCGTGGGAACGAGCTTTCACTCAGGCTTGATCATCCCCCACTATGACTCTGCTCCCCTTTACAACGACGTGATGGAAGTGGGCATGGTATTCACCATCGAGCCCATGTTGACCCTCGGCACGCACGAATGGGACATCTGGGCAGATGACTGGACTGTCACCACCAAGGACAAGTCCTGGACCGCACAGTTTGAACACACCCTTGTCGTTACCGAAACCGGTGCCGATATCCTGACACTCTCTTAA
- a CDS encoding IS481 family transposase has product MSHANAALTPRHRLRIARLIVDEGWTVVAAAHMFNVSWPTANRWAQRYAAMGVAGMDDRSSRPHRSPNKTDQQLVRKIVHLRWKKRLGPVAIGGKLGLSASTVHAVLVRCRLNKLHHVDVRTGEVIRRYEHATPGAMIHVDVKKLGKIPDGGGSRYVGRQQGNLNIRATAGRPKNNKRGRVAGITFVHTVIDDHSRIAYAEVHANETADTAVGVLRRAVSWFAARGVTVERVLSDNGPAYVSHLWRDACNELGIKPKRTRPYRPQTNGKIERFHRTLADGWAFGKFYNTDSARNNALPGWLHEYNHHRPHTAIGNRPPMSRLTNVPGQYS; this is encoded by the coding sequence ATGTCCCACGCTAATGCCGCTTTAACTCCTCGTCATCGTCTTCGCATCGCGCGCCTCATAGTTGATGAAGGTTGGACAGTCGTTGCGGCTGCCCACATGTTCAATGTTTCGTGGCCAACAGCTAATCGTTGGGCTCAAAGATATGCGGCTATGGGTGTTGCCGGGATGGATGATCGTTCTTCCCGGCCACATCGAAGCCCGAATAAAACCGATCAACAACTCGTTCGCAAGATTGTGCATTTGCGGTGGAAGAAACGCCTTGGACCAGTGGCTATCGGCGGGAAACTGGGCCTCTCAGCTTCAACTGTTCATGCCGTTCTAGTTCGATGCCGTCTGAACAAACTTCATCACGTTGATGTTCGAACGGGGGAAGTTATCCGCCGTTATGAACATGCGACCCCTGGAGCGATGATTCATGTTGATGTGAAAAAACTCGGCAAGATTCCAGATGGTGGCGGTAGTCGATACGTCGGGCGTCAGCAAGGAAACCTCAATATTCGCGCCACTGCAGGGCGGCCAAAGAACAATAAACGTGGACGTGTTGCAGGGATAACATTCGTCCACACTGTTATCGATGATCATTCCCGCATTGCCTATGCCGAGGTTCATGCCAATGAAACTGCAGACACTGCTGTCGGCGTTTTACGCCGCGCAGTGTCGTGGTTTGCTGCAAGAGGAGTCACTGTTGAGCGAGTTCTTTCCGACAATGGACCTGCCTACGTGTCTCATTTGTGGAGAGATGCGTGCAACGAACTTGGCATCAAACCGAAAAGGACAAGGCCCTACAGGCCACAGACGAACGGCAAAATTGAACGCTTCCACCGCACCTTGGCCGATGGTTGGGCCTTTGGGAAGTTCTACAACACTGATTCAGCTAGAAACAACGCGTTGCCAGGATGGTTGCACGAATACAATCACCATAGGCCCCACACTGCGATCGGAAACCGGCCACCCATGAGCCGCTTAACTAACGTCCCTGGGCAGTACAGTTAG
- a CDS encoding SPOR domain-containing protein — MSDKPSEMFWYNLHTKSVEKGFLSPSTERVGPFETAHEAEHAMEKLRENSDRWEAEERAEREGN; from the coding sequence ATGTCTGACAAGCCAAGTGAAATGTTCTGGTACAACCTGCACACCAAGTCGGTGGAAAAGGGTTTCCTCTCGCCCTCAACCGAGCGCGTAGGACCTTTTGAAACTGCCCACGAAGCAGAGCACGCCATGGAGAAGCTGCGTGAAAACAGCGACCGTTGGGAAGCTGAAGAGCGTGCGGAGCGTGAAGGTAACTAG
- a CDS encoding zinc ribbon domain-containing protein: MKARPEDQLALLTLQERDNHITQLNHARKNIAEQAELAEVTASLREFSQSLIAAQGVLEDAKIELARIEDDVRVVDERIAKDKEREAGAASAKDLQALEAELASLATRKSNLEDIELVVMQSIEDAEVAVADVLVERDAVEARRAALAQAVSTREAEIDAELAAETAARTELAASLPADLVELYERQRARYGIGAALLTRRVTGGSGVELTSTDLDAVRAAAPDDVVICPDSSCILVRTNESGL, encoded by the coding sequence GTGAAAGCACGCCCCGAGGATCAGCTCGCTCTGCTCACCCTGCAAGAACGTGATAACCACATCACTCAGTTGAACCATGCGCGCAAGAACATTGCCGAGCAAGCAGAACTGGCAGAAGTCACTGCTTCATTGCGCGAGTTTTCTCAGTCCCTCATCGCTGCCCAAGGCGTTCTTGAAGACGCCAAGATTGAGCTCGCTCGAATTGAAGATGACGTGCGCGTTGTCGATGAGCGCATTGCCAAGGACAAGGAGCGTGAGGCAGGAGCTGCTTCCGCGAAGGACCTGCAAGCTCTTGAAGCTGAGCTTGCCTCACTGGCAACGCGCAAGAGCAACCTCGAAGACATCGAACTCGTCGTGATGCAAAGCATCGAAGATGCAGAGGTTGCCGTGGCAGATGTGCTGGTCGAGCGTGACGCTGTTGAAGCTCGTCGTGCTGCACTAGCTCAGGCCGTCTCAACACGTGAGGCAGAAATTGATGCAGAACTAGCTGCAGAGACTGCTGCCCGAACTGAACTTGCCGCCAGCTTGCCTGCAGACCTCGTTGAACTCTACGAGCGTCAGCGCGCACGCTACGGCATCGGAGCAGCATTGCTCACACGTCGTGTCACCGGTGGTAGTGGCGTGGAACTCACCTCGACCGATCTGGATGCTGTTCGTGCAGCTGCTCCCGATGACGTCGTGATCTGCCCTGACAGCTCCTGCATCCTCGTTCGCACGAACGAATCTGGACTCTAA
- a CDS encoding Nif3-like dinuclear metal center hexameric protein, which translates to MVTNLRDVVEYAHTLWPLSGAESWDAPGLVSGSLESPVKRILLAVDAVAETVEQAVEVEADLLITHHPLLMRGVTSVNEELYKGNLIAQLIRGNVALLAAHTNADVVENGVSDVIAQSLGLIDTAPIEPGVVPGTGIGRVGNLPEVTTLGALARALADLLPNTAGGVKVSGEFTAAISRVALCGGAGDSLLATDAVRGADVYITSDLRHHPAQEAREQALISGGPALIDVSHWASEWLWLDTAAAQLQKQFPDIDVEVSDLRTDPWDFLVVQ; encoded by the coding sequence ATCGTGACTAATCTTCGCGATGTTGTTGAGTATGCCCACACACTGTGGCCACTTTCTGGTGCCGAAAGCTGGGATGCCCCAGGTCTCGTTTCAGGTTCCCTCGAGAGCCCCGTGAAGCGCATCCTGCTCGCTGTTGATGCTGTTGCTGAGACGGTGGAGCAAGCTGTTGAAGTTGAGGCAGATCTCCTCATAACTCACCACCCGTTGTTGATGCGTGGCGTGACCAGCGTCAATGAAGAGCTTTACAAAGGCAACCTGATTGCCCAGCTCATTCGTGGGAACGTGGCACTACTTGCCGCCCACACCAATGCTGATGTAGTTGAAAACGGTGTCTCAGACGTCATTGCCCAGTCTCTGGGGCTCATTGATACTGCCCCTATTGAGCCCGGTGTTGTTCCCGGAACAGGTATTGGCCGCGTGGGAAATCTTCCAGAGGTGACGACCCTGGGAGCACTCGCCAGAGCACTTGCAGATTTACTTCCAAACACCGCAGGTGGTGTGAAAGTATCTGGAGAATTCACTGCGGCAATTTCTCGCGTTGCACTCTGTGGTGGAGCAGGAGATTCACTGCTGGCCACTGACGCTGTGCGGGGTGCCGATGTCTACATCACCTCAGATCTGCGTCACCACCCGGCGCAAGAAGCCCGTGAACAAGCACTCATCTCGGGTGGCCCTGCACTTATTGATGTGTCTCACTGGGCTTCAGAGTGGTTATGGCTCGACACTGCTGCTGCCCAGCTGCAGAAGCAATTCCCTGACATTGATGTGGAAGTTTCGGACCTGCGAACAGATCCATGGGACTTCCTCGTCGTACAGTAG
- a CDS encoding NAD+ synthase: MPILRLALAQTNPRLGDFSRNVLQIVNTAVEAFGKGADLVAFGEMSLTGYPIEDLATRPDFLRETRTHLEDIATQIAASGAGSIPVIVGFPHGPLDDHHANSGSPSAIAYNSAAVLQDGRIIGIYNKHHLPNYSVFDEYRIFRAGSDALVLHVAGADVALAICEDIWREGGPVAAIAEVKPSLLLILNGSPFEREKDEVRLPLVQRRAEQVNAPAVYLNLVGGQDDLVFDGGSFVTNASGKVLARAHQFVEQTLLVDIDVKDSTTNGSQVGPGVVVVEAGAGNPQRSTRAKVTAEIAPQLDINEQIWDALVLGMRDYVEKNGFRSVILGLSGGIDSAVCAALAVDAIGPDRVFGVSMPSNYSSDHSRSDADDLAERLGIDIRTEAIAPLVDPVETQLHLDGVAAENLQARIRGIILMGLSNAEGHLVLTTGNKTEIAVGYSTIYGDSVGGFAPIRDVPKTLVWELAKWRNEHARTKGLTPPIPENSITKPPSAELRPGQVDQDTLPEYDVLDAILDAYITERVGRDVIISRGFGAEMVDRVISLVDRAEWKRRQGAIGPKISEMAFGRDRRLPVTFTRN, from the coding sequence ATGCCGATTCTTCGCTTGGCTCTTGCCCAGACAAACCCACGATTAGGGGATTTTTCTCGCAATGTTTTACAGATTGTTAACACAGCTGTAGAGGCATTCGGCAAGGGTGCTGATCTAGTCGCATTTGGCGAGATGTCTTTGACGGGGTATCCCATTGAAGACCTTGCGACTCGACCTGATTTCTTGCGCGAAACACGCACTCATCTCGAAGACATCGCAACACAGATTGCCGCCTCTGGCGCAGGCTCCATCCCGGTTATTGTGGGGTTCCCTCACGGGCCACTTGATGATCACCACGCCAATAGCGGCTCCCCCTCAGCCATTGCCTACAACTCAGCTGCGGTGCTCCAAGACGGCCGCATTATTGGCATCTATAACAAACACCACCTGCCCAACTACTCCGTCTTCGATGAGTACCGCATCTTCCGCGCCGGTTCCGATGCTCTTGTTCTTCACGTAGCAGGAGCCGACGTTGCCCTCGCTATTTGCGAAGACATCTGGCGCGAGGGTGGCCCAGTTGCCGCAATTGCAGAGGTTAAGCCCAGTCTGTTGCTCATACTCAACGGTTCGCCGTTCGAACGTGAAAAAGACGAGGTGCGTTTGCCCCTCGTTCAGCGCCGAGCTGAGCAGGTCAATGCTCCCGCGGTCTATCTCAACCTTGTCGGTGGACAAGACGACCTGGTTTTCGATGGTGGCAGCTTTGTCACGAATGCCTCGGGCAAAGTGTTGGCACGTGCTCACCAGTTTGTGGAACAAACCTTGCTGGTCGACATTGATGTCAAAGACTCAACCACCAACGGCTCCCAAGTCGGTCCCGGCGTCGTAGTTGTTGAAGCAGGCGCGGGCAACCCTCAGCGTTCAACACGAGCAAAGGTCACAGCTGAGATTGCTCCACAGCTGGACATCAATGAACAAATCTGGGACGCACTGGTTCTCGGCATGCGTGACTATGTCGAAAAGAACGGCTTTAGGTCAGTCATTCTGGGCCTTTCTGGCGGTATCGATTCGGCCGTGTGTGCCGCACTTGCCGTGGATGCCATTGGCCCCGATCGAGTTTTCGGTGTATCGATGCCGAGCAACTATTCCAGTGATCATTCCCGCTCGGACGCCGATGACTTGGCTGAACGATTGGGTATCGATATTCGTACCGAGGCAATTGCACCCCTGGTTGACCCCGTTGAAACCCAACTTCATCTGGATGGTGTGGCGGCAGAGAACCTTCAGGCTCGTATTCGCGGAATCATTTTGATGGGCTTGAGCAATGCCGAGGGGCACCTTGTCCTCACCACCGGCAACAAAACCGAGATTGCCGTTGGCTACAGCACCATCTATGGCGACAGCGTGGGCGGCTTTGCTCCTATTCGTGATGTTCCCAAAACACTGGTGTGGGAATTGGCGAAGTGGCGCAATGAGCACGCTCGCACGAAGGGCCTGACTCCCCCCATTCCAGAGAACTCCATTACCAAGCCACCGTCAGCTGAACTTCGCCCGGGCCAGGTTGATCAGGACACCCTGCCGGAATATGACGTTCTGGATGCCATTCTCGATGCTTACATCACCGAGCGGGTGGGCAGGGATGTCATCATTTCGCGTGGATTTGGTGCAGAGATGGTGGACCGAGTCATTTCTCTCGTTGACCGCGCAGAGTGGAAGCGTCGCCAAGGCGCGATTGGTCCCAAGATTTCTGAGATGGCGTTCGGTCGCGACCGACGACTGCCGGTCACTTTTACCCGTAACTAG
- a CDS encoding reverse transcriptase-like protein, with protein sequence MPRQLIIEADGGSRGNPGIAAGGAVVIDGETQQVLASVGVYVGIATNNVAEYNGLLAGLIKAYDIDPGALVHVRMDSKLVVEQMSGRWKIKHPDMAVLAAKAKDVIGNRAVTYEWVPRLQNALADAAANKSMDLRESFDA encoded by the coding sequence ATGCCCCGTCAGCTCATCATTGAGGCCGATGGCGGTTCTCGTGGCAACCCCGGCATTGCTGCAGGTGGTGCCGTTGTGATTGATGGTGAAACACAGCAGGTGCTGGCCTCTGTGGGTGTCTATGTCGGTATTGCCACCAACAACGTCGCTGAATACAACGGCCTACTCGCTGGATTGATCAAGGCGTATGACATTGACCCAGGTGCTCTTGTGCATGTGCGGATGGATTCTAAGCTCGTGGTTGAGCAGATGTCAGGTCGGTGGAAGATTAAGCACCCGGATATGGCTGTTCTTGCTGCCAAAGCTAAAGACGTTATTGGCAACCGTGCGGTGACATATGAATGGGTTCCCCGTTTGCAGAATGCTCTTGCAGATGCGGCCGCCAACAAGTCCATGGACTTACGCGAATCCTTCGACGCTTAG
- the panB gene encoding 3-methyl-2-oxobutanoate hydroxymethyltransferase, producing MSVHPDPTSDAVTKRVRTRHFAQAKANGIKITGLTSYDTLTAQIFDEAGIDFLLVGDSAGNTVLGYDSTLPVTVDELIPLTRAVALSAKRALVIADMPFGSYEEGAEHALRTAMRFMKETHAHAVKLEGGVRSADQIRRIVESGIPVMGHVGFTPQSEHGLGGHMIQGRGEAADAVLADAKAVEAAGAFAVVLEMIPAELAARITAELTIPTISVGAGAETDGQLLVWTDFAGMNTGRVPKFVKQYANLGAILSDAAKAFKADVESGTYPGPEHSYEDN from the coding sequence ATGAGCGTTCACCCTGATCCCACCTCTGATGCTGTCACCAAGCGTGTCCGCACGCGCCACTTTGCTCAGGCAAAGGCCAACGGCATCAAGATCACGGGGTTGACCAGTTATGACACCCTGACTGCTCAGATCTTTGACGAAGCAGGAATCGACTTCCTGCTTGTGGGCGACTCAGCCGGTAATACTGTTCTCGGTTACGACTCCACGCTTCCCGTCACCGTGGATGAACTCATCCCTTTGACCCGTGCTGTGGCGTTATCCGCAAAGCGTGCACTTGTCATCGCAGATATGCCGTTTGGTTCTTATGAAGAGGGCGCAGAGCACGCTCTGCGCACCGCCATGCGCTTCATGAAGGAAACACACGCTCACGCCGTCAAGCTAGAAGGTGGTGTTCGCAGCGCAGACCAGATTCGTCGCATCGTGGAATCAGGTATCCCAGTGATGGGTCACGTGGGCTTTACTCCCCAAAGCGAGCACGGCCTCGGTGGTCACATGATTCAGGGTCGCGGCGAAGCTGCCGATGCAGTTCTGGCCGATGCCAAGGCGGTTGAAGCCGCCGGCGCTTTCGCCGTTGTGCTCGAAATGATTCCGGCAGAACTTGCTGCGCGCATCACTGCAGAGCTCACGATCCCCACAATTAGCGTGGGTGCAGGCGCAGAAACAGATGGCCAGCTCTTGGTCTGGACCGACTTTGCCGGCATGAACACCGGTCGCGTTCCCAAGTTCGTCAAGCAGTATGCAAACCTCGGCGCAATCCTCAGCGATGCCGCCAAGGCATTCAAAGCAGATGTGGAATCAGGAACCTATCCAGGTCCTGAACACAGCTACGAAGATAACTAA
- the ppgK gene encoding polyphosphate--glucose phosphotransferase, whose translation MRATAIGIDIGGTGIKGGLVDVLSGELIGERIRVATPEGGEPEDIARVVKEVIEQLDAPADVPVGICFPSSIRHGVTMLAANISQRWIGFEAEKFFEKELGRNIHFVNDADAAGYAEVIYGAAKDQKGLVIMTTLGTGIGAAMIYDGVLIPNAELGHLEIDGFDAEKRASGVVREREGLSYPEWAKRLQRYYSHVEMLFSPELFIVGGGVSKSHEKFLPLLELRTPIVPAKLFNKAGIMGAARLAFDLE comes from the coding sequence ATGCGCGCAACAGCTATTGGTATCGACATTGGTGGAACTGGCATTAAGGGTGGACTGGTTGATGTCCTCTCCGGCGAGCTCATTGGTGAGCGGATCCGCGTTGCCACACCAGAAGGTGGCGAACCTGAAGACATTGCCCGTGTAGTCAAAGAGGTCATCGAACAACTCGATGCACCTGCAGATGTCCCTGTGGGTATCTGCTTCCCCAGCTCCATCCGTCACGGCGTGACGATGCTTGCAGCCAATATTTCCCAGCGCTGGATTGGTTTCGAAGCTGAGAAGTTCTTCGAGAAGGAACTTGGTCGCAACATTCACTTCGTTAATGACGCTGATGCTGCAGGCTATGCCGAAGTAATCTATGGCGCAGCTAAGGATCAAAAAGGCCTGGTCATCATGACCACCCTGGGCACTGGCATTGGCGCCGCCATGATCTATGACGGCGTTCTTATTCCCAACGCCGAGCTCGGTCACCTTGAGATTGATGGCTTCGATGCTGAAAAGCGCGCCTCAGGCGTTGTGCGCGAGCGTGAAGGCTTGAGCTACCCCGAGTGGGCCAAACGCCTCCAGCGCTACTACAGCCACGTTGAGATGCTCTTCTCCCCTGAGCTCTTCATTGTTGGTGGCGGTGTCTCTAAGAGCCACGAGAAGTTCTTGCCTCTGTTGGAGCTACGCACCCCCATCGTTCCTGCGAAGCTCTTCAACAAGGCGGGCATCATGGGTGCCGCACGCCTGGCGTTCGATTTGGAGTAA
- a CDS encoding glutamine synthetase family protein, which translates to MDKQQDFVLRTIEERGVKFVRLWFTDVVGTLKSVAVAPAEVEGAFAEGVGIDGSAIEGLTRAYEADVLAHPDPSTFQILPWRGEVDPTARMFCDINTPDGQPAVSDPRNVLKRTLAKAAERGFTFYTHPEIEFYLLKDSDWANGGAQPIDTAGYFDNVPGGTAHDFRRRSVRMLEDIGISVEFSHHEAGPGQNEIDLRYADALTTADNIMTFRTVIKEVAMEQGVYATFMPKPFAQHPGSGMHTHMSLFEGDNNAFYEAGAKHQLSKVGRQFIAGLLHFAPEITAITNQYVNSYKRLWGGGEAPAFANWGHNNRSALVRVPVYKPGKGQSARIEYRAIDSAANPYLAYSVLLAAGLKGIEEGMDLPAEAEENAWELTDTERKALGYKPLPSSLNNAITLMEESELVAETLGSKVFDYVLRNKRQEWADYRNQVTNFELRSNLETL; encoded by the coding sequence ATGGACAAGCAACAGGACTTCGTGCTGCGCACGATTGAAGAGCGCGGCGTAAAGTTTGTTCGCCTCTGGTTCACCGACGTTGTTGGTACCTTGAAATCAGTTGCTGTGGCACCTGCCGAGGTCGAAGGTGCTTTCGCTGAAGGTGTCGGTATCGATGGTTCTGCCATTGAAGGTTTGACTCGTGCCTACGAAGCCGATGTTCTGGCTCACCCAGACCCCAGCACCTTCCAGATCCTGCCCTGGCGCGGTGAGGTAGACCCCACCGCTCGCATGTTCTGTGACATCAACACTCCTGACGGTCAGCCAGCTGTTTCTGACCCCCGTAACGTTCTCAAGCGCACACTGGCTAAGGCCGCAGAGCGTGGCTTCACTTTCTACACTCACCCTGAGATTGAGTTCTACCTCCTCAAGGACAGTGACTGGGCTAACGGTGGCGCACAGCCCATCGACACTGCTGGTTATTTTGACAACGTTCCTGGTGGAACTGCACACGACTTCCGTCGTCGTTCGGTGCGCATGCTCGAAGACATCGGAATCTCGGTTGAATTCAGCCACCACGAAGCTGGCCCCGGTCAGAACGAAATCGACCTGCGCTACGCAGACGCGTTGACTACCGCGGATAACATCATGACTTTCCGCACCGTGATCAAGGAAGTTGCGATGGAGCAGGGCGTATACGCCACCTTCATGCCTAAGCCTTTCGCGCAGCACCCGGGTTCGGGTATGCACACGCACATGTCACTCTTCGAGGGTGACAACAATGCGTTCTACGAGGCCGGTGCCAAGCACCAGCTCTCCAAGGTTGGCCGTCAGTTCATTGCTGGTCTCTTGCACTTTGCCCCAGAAATCACGGCGATTACAAACCAGTACGTCAACTCCTACAAGCGTCTCTGGGGTGGTGGTGAGGCTCCAGCATTTGCTAACTGGGGTCACAACAACCGCTCGGCTCTTGTTCGCGTTCCTGTCTACAAGCCAGGGAAGGGTCAGAGCGCTCGTATCGAATACCGCGCCATTGACTCTGCTGCGAACCCTTACCTTGCCTACTCAGTCCTGCTTGCAGCTGGTCTGAAGGGTATTGAAGAGGGCATGGATCTTCCTGCAGAAGCAGAAGAGAACGCCTGGGAGCTCACTGACACCGAGCGCAAGGCCCTTGGTTACAAGCCACTTCCCTCCAGTCTCAACAACGCAATCACGTTGATGGAAGAGTCTGAGTTGGTTGCCGAGACCCTCGGTTCCAAGGTCTTTGACTACGTCCTTCGCAACAAGCGTCAGGAATGGGCTGACTACCGCAACCAGGTCACGAACTTCGAGCTACGCTCTAACCTCGAGACGCTCTAG